A genomic window from Acinetobacter chinensis includes:
- a CDS encoding DUF1656 domain-containing protein, with translation MGELNLYGVYIPVFLVQAILAYILLRIIALWTDTLIERGWIALPGIFNLCLYAILLGLMHWIFSLVQ, from the coding sequence ATGGGTGAGCTGAATCTGTACGGGGTTTATATTCCGGTCTTTCTGGTCCAGGCGATACTGGCGTATATCCTGCTCAGAATAATTGCGCTATGGACAGATACCCTGATTGAAAGAGGGTGGATTGCGTTGCCGGGGATTTTCAATTTATGTCTTTATGCCATTTTACTGGGGCTGATGCACTGGATTTTCAGTCTGGTGCAGTAA
- a CDS encoding HlyD family secretion protein, whose translation MKSFDARKVIRPTVLTVVVILAVLCVVHLWNYYNAEPWTRDGRVRGDVIQVSSDVAGLVTEVLVQDNQQVKKGQVLFKIDLARQALDVEQAKSDLAKAKSGLAEAEAGLAQAKANVVRSAANIQLADKTAGRYASLMDGAISKQEQDQVFATRDQSHAEHEQLQAAVEQAQASITQQKALIEAATSSLHLAELNMNRAEVIAPADGTLSNFDMRPGNYVKVGQAVAALLDRKQLYVVGYFEETKLNKIQLGDQATIQLMGDSEKIKGHVQGIASGIEDRERTTSSGLLANVNPTFSWVRLAQRVPVKIVLDEVPHNELAFIAGRTVTVHILERHKK comes from the coding sequence ATGAAAAGTTTTGATGCTCGAAAAGTCATCCGACCGACAGTGCTGACTGTTGTGGTGATACTTGCTGTCCTGTGCGTGGTACATCTGTGGAACTACTACAATGCCGAACCCTGGACCCGTGACGGGCGGGTGCGTGGAGACGTGATTCAGGTATCTTCAGATGTTGCAGGTCTGGTCACTGAAGTTCTGGTTCAGGACAATCAGCAGGTCAAAAAAGGTCAGGTGCTGTTTAAAATAGATCTTGCCCGTCAGGCACTCGATGTTGAGCAGGCAAAGTCAGATCTGGCAAAAGCAAAATCAGGACTTGCAGAAGCTGAAGCAGGACTGGCACAGGCTAAAGCGAATGTAGTGAGATCGGCTGCCAATATTCAGCTTGCTGATAAAACAGCAGGACGTTATGCATCTTTGATGGATGGTGCGATTTCTAAACAGGAACAGGATCAGGTGTTTGCCACACGTGATCAGTCCCATGCAGAGCATGAGCAGCTGCAGGCAGCAGTTGAGCAGGCACAAGCCAGTATTACTCAGCAGAAAGCCCTCATTGAAGCTGCCACCAGCAGTCTGCATCTGGCTGAACTGAACATGAACCGTGCTGAAGTTATTGCACCTGCTGACGGAACTTTATCCAATTTTGATATGCGTCCTGGTAATTATGTCAAAGTGGGGCAGGCGGTTGCGGCATTGCTTGACCGTAAGCAACTGTATGTGGTCGGGTACTTTGAAGAAACCAAACTGAATAAAATCCAGCTGGGCGATCAGGCAACCATTCAGCTGATGGGTGATTCAGAGAAAATTAAAGGTCATGTACAGGGAATTGCATCAGGGATTGAAGACCGTGAGCGGACCACATCTTCAGGTCTGCTGGCCAATGTAAATCCAACTTTCAGCTGGGTACGGCTGGCGCAGCGTGTCCCTGTAAAAATTGTACTGGATGAAGTACCGCACAATGAACTGGCTTTTATTGCAGGTCGTACCGTGACCGTACATATTCTGGAAAGACATAAAAAATAA
- a CDS encoding SDR family NAD(P)-dependent oxidoreductase: MSRTYVIYGVSKGLGQAILQAVPQQEDRIFGISRSEPSYLHPGFQWISADLSQPELARDIVKKQIQNQQVDYLIYNVGIWEEKAFEPDYDFENCSDTEISRLLHTNVHACILAIQSLLENLRLSSNAKIILIGSTWGLDNHNGAEVSFSASKFALRGMVHALRQSLKKDQIGISVLNLGYLATEFDINTPLDTVLAETEAQLIPLQDVLAAIRFILATSRASCVKEINMPAMADLHI, from the coding sequence ATGTCCAGGACATATGTCATCTATGGGGTAAGTAAAGGGCTTGGGCAGGCAATCCTGCAGGCTGTTCCTCAGCAAGAAGACCGTATATTCGGTATTTCACGCTCTGAACCCAGTTATCTTCATCCCGGTTTTCAGTGGATTTCTGCCGATCTTTCTCAGCCTGAACTGGCTCGGGATATAGTGAAAAAACAGATTCAGAACCAGCAGGTGGATTATCTGATTTATAACGTGGGTATCTGGGAAGAAAAAGCATTTGAGCCTGATTATGACTTTGAAAACTGCTCTGATACCGAAATTTCGCGTTTACTTCACACCAATGTACATGCCTGCATACTTGCGATTCAGTCTCTGCTGGAAAATTTACGTCTGTCCAGCAATGCCAAAATTATTCTGATCGGTTCAACCTGGGGACTGGATAATCATAATGGTGCAGAAGTTTCTTTTTCAGCGAGTAAATTTGCACTGCGTGGAATGGTTCATGCTCTGCGACAGAGTCTGAAAAAAGATCAGATTGGTATCAGTGTACTGAACCTGGGTTATCTCGCCACAGAGTTTGACATCAACACACCATTGGATACTGTACTGGCAGAAACCGAGGCTCAACTGATTCCGCTTCAGGATGTACTGGCAGCTATCCGCTTTATTCTGGCGACCAGTCGGGCATCCTGTGTCAAAGAAATCAACATGCCTGCCATGGCAGATCTGCACATATAA
- the ruvX gene encoding Holliday junction resolvase RuvX → MPDLTQPQLILAFDFGTQKMGMAVGSSLIESANPLALFPMKDGIPNWDELLKIVKQHQPSLFLVGLPLNMDDTESELSTRARKFARRLRHQTNIETLMVDERLTTREARDELEHYQAQGRAKKLAADSIAAALFIESWYRNPEGLTP, encoded by the coding sequence ATGCCTGATTTAACACAACCGCAACTCATTCTTGCCTTTGACTTCGGCACACAGAAAATGGGGATGGCGGTTGGTTCTTCCCTGATTGAAAGTGCAAACCCACTTGCCCTGTTTCCCATGAAAGATGGTATTCCGAACTGGGACGAACTGCTGAAAATTGTAAAACAGCATCAACCCAGTTTGTTTCTGGTGGGATTACCTTTAAATATGGATGACACAGAGTCAGAGCTTTCCACCCGTGCGCGCAAATTTGCACGGCGTTTGCGTCATCAGACCAATATTGAAACCCTGATGGTGGATGAACGCCTGACCACCCGTGAAGCCCGCGATGAACTTGAGCATTATCAGGCTCAGGGACGTGCAAAAAAACTCGCCGCAGACAGCATCGCGGCCGCTTTATTTATTGAAAGCTGGTATCGCAATCCAGAAGGATTAACACCTTAA
- a CDS encoding YqgE/AlgH family protein: protein MSKQFLTHRCLIAPPEMADDFFANTVIYLARHDDEGAQGIIINRPSGISVRELLNDLEISADHVLPHDVLQGGPLRPEAGFVLHTGQPTWHSSIAVGENVCITTSKDILDAIAHNEGVGRYQIALGYASWGKNQLEDEIAKGDWLICDSDMDLIFNLPYDDRWDAAYRKIGIDRTWLSSEIGHA from the coding sequence GTGTCAAAACAATTTCTGACGCACCGCTGTCTGATTGCACCGCCTGAAATGGCAGATGATTTCTTTGCCAATACAGTAATTTACCTTGCCCGACATGATGATGAAGGCGCACAGGGGATTATTATCAATCGTCCTTCGGGAATTTCTGTACGTGAATTACTCAATGATCTGGAAATCAGTGCCGATCATGTCCTGCCGCACGATGTGCTTCAGGGAGGACCTTTGCGTCCCGAAGCCGGTTTTGTTCTGCATACCGGTCAACCGACCTGGCATTCGTCCATTGCAGTCGGTGAAAACGTCTGTATCACCACCAGTAAGGATATCCTCGATGCGATTGCACATAACGAGGGTGTGGGGCGTTACCAGATTGCACTGGGCTATGCCAGCTGGGGTAAAAATCAGCTGGAAGATGAAATTGCCAAAGGTGACTGGCTGATCTGTGATTCAGATATGGATCTGATTTTTAATTTACCCTACGATGACCGCTGGGACGCAGCTTATCGTAAAATAGGCATTGACCGCACCTGGTTATCATCTGAGATTGGACATGCCTGA
- the recN gene encoding DNA repair protein RecN: MLTHLTLINFALADNLAIDIEQGFNVLTGETGAGKSLLLDALSACLGERTDTNYVRFGTDKADVTAVFSYQDGSPEAEWLKAHELDDESGEIHLRRVIFSTGRSKAWINGRPGSLSELKEIGRLLVQLYSQHSQQQLLEPPYPKHWIDRYSNFYTPAQQVRDAYSKWQKDIRQHQAAIDAQANRLQRIDTLQLQLEELEELIQVDYKEIEQEFDRLSHHEHIMQDCSYSLNALDESEQNIAQEMSSILRRLESHAGRSDQLSEIYNSLINAQSEIDDATANLRQFIDRQSFDPERMEELNSQLEVFHRLARKYRTQPDELKNQYTEWQQELEQLHQLEDPEALAEQVEASYQDYLNKAQHLDDIRREAAAPLAKQLTEQVKQLALPEAHFEFKFEPLEQPSAEGFSFIQLLFTANKGIPAQPLAKVASGGELSRIALVMQVMNAEKTDAEVLVFDEIDVGISGGTAEIVGRLLAGLGKHVQILCITHQAQVAAQSDQHLLAKKRQSDPASSSILELEEDERIQELARMTGGIEINETTLQHARQLRQLKFQIA; this comes from the coding sequence ATGCTGACACATTTAACTCTGATCAATTTTGCATTAGCTGACAATTTAGCCATTGATATTGAACAAGGTTTTAATGTTCTCACCGGAGAAACCGGTGCAGGTAAATCCCTGCTCCTGGATGCGCTTTCTGCCTGTCTTGGTGAAAGAACAGATACCAATTATGTACGGTTCGGCACAGATAAAGCCGATGTCACAGCTGTTTTCAGCTATCAGGACGGCAGTCCAGAGGCTGAATGGCTCAAAGCACATGAGCTAGATGATGAATCTGGTGAGATCCATTTACGTCGTGTTATTTTTTCTACAGGGCGCAGTAAGGCATGGATTAATGGTCGTCCAGGCAGTCTGTCTGAACTCAAGGAAATCGGACGCTTACTGGTACAGCTGTACAGCCAGCACAGCCAGCAGCAGTTACTGGAACCGCCTTATCCGAAGCACTGGATTGACCGCTACAGTAACTTTTACACTCCTGCCCAGCAGGTGCGTGATGCCTACAGCAAATGGCAGAAAGACATCCGTCAGCATCAGGCTGCCATAGATGCACAGGCAAACCGTCTACAGCGTATCGACACTTTACAGCTACAGCTTGAAGAACTTGAAGAACTGATTCAGGTCGATTACAAAGAAATTGAGCAGGAATTTGACCGTCTCAGCCACCATGAGCACATCATGCAGGATTGCAGTTACAGCCTGAATGCACTGGATGAATCTGAACAGAATATTGCTCAGGAAATGTCTTCCATTCTGCGCAGACTCGAATCACATGCGGGTCGCAGTGATCAGCTCTCTGAAATTTATAATTCCCTGATCAATGCGCAGAGTGAAATTGATGATGCAACTGCAAATCTGAGACAGTTTATTGACCGTCAGAGTTTTGATCCTGAACGGATGGAAGAACTGAACTCACAGCTTGAAGTCTTCCATCGGTTGGCCCGTAAATACCGCACCCAGCCCGATGAACTGAAAAATCAGTACACCGAATGGCAACAGGAACTTGAACAGCTGCATCAGCTGGAAGATCCCGAAGCCCTGGCTGAACAGGTTGAGGCATCCTATCAGGACTATCTGAACAAGGCACAGCATCTGGATGATATCCGTCGTGAAGCTGCTGCACCGCTGGCAAAACAACTGACCGAACAGGTCAAACAGCTGGCACTGCCTGAAGCCCATTTTGAATTTAAATTTGAACCACTGGAACAACCATCCGCAGAAGGTTTCAGTTTTATTCAGCTGTTATTTACTGCCAACAAAGGTATTCCAGCACAACCCTTGGCCAAAGTCGCATCTGGGGGCGAGCTTTCCCGTATTGCCCTCGTCATGCAAGTCATGAATGCAGAAAAAACAGATGCCGAAGTGCTCGTATTTGATGAAATTGATGTCGGTATCAGCGGTGGTACAGCAGAAATAGTCGGTCGTCTGCTGGCAGGACTGGGCAAGCATGTACAGATTTTATGTATTACTCACCAGGCACAGGTTGCAGCACAGTCTGATCAACATCTGCTGGCGAAGAAACGGCAGTCAGATCCAGCCAGCAGCAGTATTCTGGAACTTGAAGAAGATGAGCGGATTCAGGAACTGGCACGTATGACCGGTGGTATTGAAATCAATGAAACTACATTGCAGCATGCCCGACAGCTGAGACAGCTGAAATTTCAGATTGCCTGA